The following are encoded together in the Danaus plexippus chromosome 15, MEX_DaPlex, whole genome shotgun sequence genome:
- the LOC116766190 gene encoding liprin-beta-2 isoform X4 has translation MRELGRGGSLVAATIAALHNRSADGKSRSINTRPTTGEERNVSQTIREDHVEDFCNRRISGVSERPLSTASEASERDSASVQSSEDQQRRESGDSDSADETTVKCSGWKDPRGIPARVESSDSDSSTTEEDSDEHEYETGAGDCDFRTLTPNRRVDNTTRCDNDFKWMPSVEIMSAAEMPLMSSRVDEYSSNVSLDRRRRRSSDRSDRDRKTRSSLSAKPPQHPSSVRASPRPGRISRNEETPPDLQRRWNSYEHFRWPDGGWWPPMCWCHPPTPPCCMHERTWPSHPSLPSRTYKNDAEDRVRRLEADKESLQMQVQVLSEQIAAQTEKMSDLERSLHDTRQKLDDTEQRLQKEMLQRSSLETQKLELLSKLSEVRLRVAERGLVERSPPPEPAPVARPAPPRVTTWTPPANYGRQIERNTHMYSSLPRSSVLSSEVRFAEKEEVPRGSPTPSLREVRTRRTVRLEGDERGSVRRARPPASINSTPALWETTDIREWDCDMTCGWLESIGLEGYVPAARAWLSSNNPPSSPTAQAPPTQTPTKGRLANASSATIEKELAIKHPMHKKKIMLAITDLMGGDGDPLLSLAGRLDGSWALRWLEDIGAGSVRAAAADAALDGRLLHRLTHSELHHQLRVHHALHALAIRRGIQVLRENNFDPDTMIRRAAEAPEGEAPVQEGPEAEPRPESLPEGDGKPVPHVARWSAHRVMQWLNEIDLAEYAPNLRGAGVHGGLLLLEARFTAELLAALLHIPAHKTLLRRHLTQRFNDLLGRDVIQQKRNAEQTLGYQPLTATTKYKVPKKSQFSLKRKKSRDELGDLVCPLRDSGDDTTMRAKPAVPDGGSGVCLQRDETLYGY, from the exons ATGCGCGAGCTCGGCCGCGGGGGCTCACTTGTAGCAGCCACTATAGCCGCATTACACAATCGATCTGCTGATGGTAAATCACGATCGATCAATACGAGGCCAACCACCGGAGAGGAAAGAAACGTCTCTCAAACTATAAGAGAAGACCATGTAGAAGATTTTTGTAATCGCCGTATTTCGGGAGTGAGCGAGCGACCTCTATCAACAGCCTCGGAAGCATCGGAAAGGGACTCCGCATCAGTTCAGTCCAGCGAGGATCAGCAACGACGTGAAA GCGGTGATTCGGATAGTGCTGATGAAACAACAGTGAAATGTTCGGGTTGGAAGGATCCCCGAGGTATACCGGCGAGGGTGGAATCGTCGGACTCCGATAGTTCAACGACTGAAGAAGATTCGGACGAGCACGAGTATGAAACCGGCGCTGGCGATTGTGATTTCCGTACATTGACGCCCAATAGACGTGTTGATAATACAACACGCTGCGACAATGATTTCAAATGGATGCCGAGCGTAGAAATTATGAGTGCGGCCGAAATGCCATTGATGTCCTCGCGCGTCGACGAGTACTCATCAAATGTTAGTCTCGATAGACGTCGTCGCAGATCCAGCGACCGTAGTGACCGTGACAGAAAGACAAGGTCATCCTTATCAGCCAAGCCGCCGCAGCATCCATCTAGCGTGCGTGCTTCTCCACGACCAGGTCGTATATCAAGAAACGAGGAAACTCCACCTGATTTGCAACGGCGATGGAATTCGTATGAACATTTCCGTTGGCCGGACGGTGGATGGTGGCCGCCCATGTGTTGGTGCCACCCTCCGACGCCTCCCTGCTGTATGCACGAACGCACCTGGCCATCACATCCCTCTCTGCCATCTCGTACATATAAG aacgaTGCTGAAGACAGAGTGCGGCGCCTGGAGGCTGACAAGGAGAGTCTCCAGATGCAGGTGCAGGTGTTGTCAGAACAGATCGCAGCGCAGACAGAGAAAATGTCCGACCTCGAGAGATCACTCCACGACACCAGACAAAAACTTGATGACACGGAACAGAGGTTGCAAAAG GAGATGCTACAAAGGTCGTCATTAGAGACACAGAAGTTGGAGTTGTTATCGAAACTGAGCGAAGTCAGACTGAGGGTGGCTGAACGGGGACTGGTGGAAAGATCTCCACCCCCAGAACCCGCACCAGTAGCACGACCTGCGCCGCCGAGGGTAACGACCTGG ACACCACCAGCTAACTACGGGCGTCAGATCGAGAGGAACACTCACATGTATTCTTCGTTGCCGCGCTCGTCGGTTCTGAGTTCGGAAGTGCGCTTCG CTGAGAAGGAGGAGGTGCCTCGTGGTAGCCCCACCCCGTCCCTCCGTGAGGTGCGAACGAGACGCACTGTTCGCTTGGAGGGAGACGAGCGAGGGTCCGTCAGACGAGCGAGACCACCCGCCTCCATCAACAGCACTCCCGCGTTATG GGAAACGACTGATATCCGCGAATGGGACTGCGACATGACATGTGGGTGGTTGGAGAGTATAGGCTTGGAGGGTTACGTACCAGCGGCCCGTGCGTGGCTGTCTTCAAACAACCCGCCCTCTTCCCCCACCGCACAGGCCCCACCGACACAGACGCCAACTAAGGGCAGACTAGCGAACGCCTCCTCGGCCACCATAGAAAAGGAGCTGGCCATAAAACATCCCATGCACAAGAAGAAAATAATGCTCGCCATCACCGACTTAATG GGTGGTGACGGCGACCCGCTCTTGTCGTTGGCTGGTCGGCTGGATGGTTCGTGGGCGTTACGTTGGTTGGAGGACATCGGCGCGGGCTCCGTGCGTGCCGCGGCCGCCGACGCAGCCCTCGACGGCCGCCTGCTGCACCGGCTCACACACAGCGAGCTCCACCACCAGCTGCGGGTACATCATGCACTACACGCCCTGGCCATTAGAAGAG GTATACAAGTACTTCGCGAGAACAACTTCGATCCGGATACAATGATCCGTCGTGCTGCTGAGGCTCCCGAGGGCGAAGCGCCCGTCCAGGAGGGGCCCGAGGCCGAGCCTCGACCGGAGTCCCTGCCCGAGGGCGACGGCAAGCCCGTCCCTCATGTAGCGCGCTGGTCCGCTCATAGAGTGATGCAGTGGCTCAACGAGATCGATCTAGCAGAATACGCCCCCAACTTGAGAGGAGCAG GTGTCCACGGCGGGCTGTTGTTACTGGAGGCGCGGTTCACGGCGGAGCTGCTGGCAGCCCTGCTACATATACCAGCGCACAAGACACTGTTGAGAAGACATCTCACACAAAG ATTCAACGATCTGTTGGGTCGCGACGTTATCCAGCAGAAGAGGAACGCGGAACAAACACTCGGATACCAACCGCTCACGGCCACCACCAAGTATAAG GTGCCAAAAAAGAGTCAGTTTTCATTGAAGAGGAAGAAGAGTAGGGACGAGCTGGGAGACCTCGTGTGTCCGCTGAGAGACTCAGGTGACGACACT ACGATGAGAGCCAAGCCAGCAGTACCGGACGGCGGGTCGGGTGTTTGTCTCCAGCGTGACGAAACTCTGTACGGATATTGA
- the LOC116766190 gene encoding liprin-beta-1 isoform X6, translating to MSDREYLTEPFDEGEERTVVGYVHPAVRSYMYSPMGGDSDSADETTVKCSGWKDPRGIPARVESSDSDSSTTEEDSDEHEYETGAGDCDFRTLTPNRRVDNTTRCDNDFKWMPSVEIMSAAEMPLMSSRVDEYSSNVSLDRRRRRSSDRSDRDRKTRSSLSAKPPQHPSSVRASPRPGRISRNEETPPDLQRRWNSYEHFRWPDGGWWPPMCWCHPPTPPCCMHERTWPSHPSLPSRTYKNDAEDRVRRLEADKESLQMQVQVLSEQIAAQTEKMSDLERSLHDTRQKLDDTEQRLQKEMLQRSSLETQKLELLSKLSEVRLRVAERGLVERSPPPEPAPVARPAPPRVTTWTPPANYGRQIERNTHMYSSLPRSSVLSSEVRFGKHNNMVVARGRGQSVPNLAEKEEVPRGSPTPSLREVRTRRTVRLEGDERGSVRRARPPASINSTPALWETTDIREWDCDMTCGWLESIGLEGYVPAARAWLSSNNPPSSPTAQAPPTQTPTKGRLANASSATIEKELAIKHPMHKKKIMLAITDLMGGDGDPLLSLAGRLDGSWALRWLEDIGAGSVRAAAADAALDGRLLHRLTHSELHHQLRVHHALHALAIRRGIQVLRENNFDPDTMIRRAAEAPEGEAPVQEGPEAEPRPESLPEGDGKPVPHVARWSAHRVMQWLNEIDLAEYAPNLRGAGVHGGLLLLEARFTAELLAALLHIPAHKTLLRRHLTQRFNDLLGRDVIQQKRNAEQTLGYQPLTATTKYKVPKKSQFSLKRKKSRDELGDLVCPLRDSGDDTTMRAKPAVPDGGSGVCLQRDETLYGY from the exons ATGTCCGACCGGGAGTATCTTACGGAACCCTTTGATGAGGGCGAGGAGCGTACGGTGGTGGGGTACGTCCACCCAGCTGTGCGCTCCTACATGTACTCACCAATGG GCGGTGATTCGGATAGTGCTGATGAAACAACAGTGAAATGTTCGGGTTGGAAGGATCCCCGAGGTATACCGGCGAGGGTGGAATCGTCGGACTCCGATAGTTCAACGACTGAAGAAGATTCGGACGAGCACGAGTATGAAACCGGCGCTGGCGATTGTGATTTCCGTACATTGACGCCCAATAGACGTGTTGATAATACAACACGCTGCGACAATGATTTCAAATGGATGCCGAGCGTAGAAATTATGAGTGCGGCCGAAATGCCATTGATGTCCTCGCGCGTCGACGAGTACTCATCAAATGTTAGTCTCGATAGACGTCGTCGCAGATCCAGCGACCGTAGTGACCGTGACAGAAAGACAAGGTCATCCTTATCAGCCAAGCCGCCGCAGCATCCATCTAGCGTGCGTGCTTCTCCACGACCAGGTCGTATATCAAGAAACGAGGAAACTCCACCTGATTTGCAACGGCGATGGAATTCGTATGAACATTTCCGTTGGCCGGACGGTGGATGGTGGCCGCCCATGTGTTGGTGCCACCCTCCGACGCCTCCCTGCTGTATGCACGAACGCACCTGGCCATCACATCCCTCTCTGCCATCTCGTACATATAAG aacgaTGCTGAAGACAGAGTGCGGCGCCTGGAGGCTGACAAGGAGAGTCTCCAGATGCAGGTGCAGGTGTTGTCAGAACAGATCGCAGCGCAGACAGAGAAAATGTCCGACCTCGAGAGATCACTCCACGACACCAGACAAAAACTTGATGACACGGAACAGAGGTTGCAAAAG GAGATGCTACAAAGGTCGTCATTAGAGACACAGAAGTTGGAGTTGTTATCGAAACTGAGCGAAGTCAGACTGAGGGTGGCTGAACGGGGACTGGTGGAAAGATCTCCACCCCCAGAACCCGCACCAGTAGCACGACCTGCGCCGCCGAGGGTAACGACCTGG ACACCACCAGCTAACTACGGGCGTCAGATCGAGAGGAACACTCACATGTATTCTTCGTTGCCGCGCTCGTCGGTTCTGAGTTCGGAAGTGCGCTTCGGTAAACACAACAACATGGTGGTGGCTCGAGGTCGCGGCCAGTCCGTGCCCAACTTAG CTGAGAAGGAGGAGGTGCCTCGTGGTAGCCCCACCCCGTCCCTCCGTGAGGTGCGAACGAGACGCACTGTTCGCTTGGAGGGAGACGAGCGAGGGTCCGTCAGACGAGCGAGACCACCCGCCTCCATCAACAGCACTCCCGCGTTATG GGAAACGACTGATATCCGCGAATGGGACTGCGACATGACATGTGGGTGGTTGGAGAGTATAGGCTTGGAGGGTTACGTACCAGCGGCCCGTGCGTGGCTGTCTTCAAACAACCCGCCCTCTTCCCCCACCGCACAGGCCCCACCGACACAGACGCCAACTAAGGGCAGACTAGCGAACGCCTCCTCGGCCACCATAGAAAAGGAGCTGGCCATAAAACATCCCATGCACAAGAAGAAAATAATGCTCGCCATCACCGACTTAATG GGTGGTGACGGCGACCCGCTCTTGTCGTTGGCTGGTCGGCTGGATGGTTCGTGGGCGTTACGTTGGTTGGAGGACATCGGCGCGGGCTCCGTGCGTGCCGCGGCCGCCGACGCAGCCCTCGACGGCCGCCTGCTGCACCGGCTCACACACAGCGAGCTCCACCACCAGCTGCGGGTACATCATGCACTACACGCCCTGGCCATTAGAAGAG GTATACAAGTACTTCGCGAGAACAACTTCGATCCGGATACAATGATCCGTCGTGCTGCTGAGGCTCCCGAGGGCGAAGCGCCCGTCCAGGAGGGGCCCGAGGCCGAGCCTCGACCGGAGTCCCTGCCCGAGGGCGACGGCAAGCCCGTCCCTCATGTAGCGCGCTGGTCCGCTCATAGAGTGATGCAGTGGCTCAACGAGATCGATCTAGCAGAATACGCCCCCAACTTGAGAGGAGCAG GTGTCCACGGCGGGCTGTTGTTACTGGAGGCGCGGTTCACGGCGGAGCTGCTGGCAGCCCTGCTACATATACCAGCGCACAAGACACTGTTGAGAAGACATCTCACACAAAG ATTCAACGATCTGTTGGGTCGCGACGTTATCCAGCAGAAGAGGAACGCGGAACAAACACTCGGATACCAACCGCTCACGGCCACCACCAAGTATAAG GTGCCAAAAAAGAGTCAGTTTTCATTGAAGAGGAAGAAGAGTAGGGACGAGCTGGGAGACCTCGTGTGTCCGCTGAGAGACTCAGGTGACGACACT ACGATGAGAGCCAAGCCAGCAGTACCGGACGGCGGGTCGGGTGTTTGTCTCCAGCGTGACGAAACTCTGTACGGATATTGA